Proteins encoded in a region of the Quercus lobata isolate SW786 chromosome 8, ValleyOak3.0 Primary Assembly, whole genome shotgun sequence genome:
- the LOC115955439 gene encoding F-box protein PP2-A13-like, with translation MGANMSAGVSDTDPPLQPRLGDIPESCIASVLMYLDPPEICELARLNRAFRGASEADFIWELKLPTNYRYIMEKVFDEETMLKLRKKDVYARLCRPISFDNGTKEIWLHKSTGGVCLAISSKALRITGIDDRRYWNRISTQESRFQRVAYLQQIWWLQVDGEFEFQFPPGTYSLFFRLQLGRSSKRLGRRFCNHEHVHGWDIKPVKFELTTSDGQHAVSQCYLDNPGNWVQYHAGDFVVKSTNALVNIKFSLTQIDCTHTKGGLCVDSVFILPTSVGK, from the exons ATGGGTGCTAATATGTCTGCTGGCGTGTCGGACACGGATCCACCATTGCAGCCCAGGTTGGGGGATATACCGGAGAGCTGTATAGCATCGGTTTTGATGTACTTGGACCCACCTGAGATTTGCGAATTGGCCCGGTTGAATCGGGCTTTTCGAGGAGCTTCTGAGGCGGATTTTATATGGGAATTGAAATTGCCGACGAATTATAGGTATATTATGGAGAAAGTGTTTGATGAGGAAACCATGCTCAAATTGAGGAAGAAGGATGTCTATGCCAGGCTTTGCAGGCCTATATCCTTTGATAATGGCACAAAG GAAATTTGGCTGCACAAAAGTACGGGTGGCGTTTGTTTGGCGATTTCGTCAAAGGCTCTGAGGATAACCGGAATAGATGACCGGAGATACTGGAATCGCATTTCGACACAGGAATCTAG GTTCCAGAGAGTTGCTTATCTTCAACAGATCTGGTGGTTACAAGTAGATGGAGAATTTGAGTTCCAGTTTCCACCAGGGACATACAGTTTGTTTTTCAGACTTCAGCTTGGTAGGTCTTCCAAGAGACTGGGTCGTCGGTTTTGCAATCATGAGCACGTTCATGGCTGGGACATAAAACCTGTGAAGTTCGAGCTAACAACTTCTGATGGTCAGCATGCTGTATCACAGTGCTATTTGGACAATCCGGGGAATTGGGTCCAATACCATGCAGGAGACTTTGTTGTCAAGAGCACCAATGCATTGGTGAACATCAAATTTTCATTGACTCAGATCGACTGCACTCACACCAAAGGTGGTCTCTGTGTAGACTCTGTGTTTATACTCCCCACCAGTGTAGGAAAATAG